In Microbulbifer pacificus, the genomic stretch ACGCTTTCCTTCGCTTCCAGTGCCTGGTGCAGGCCCTCGGACAGGCGACGGCCGGGCATGGTGCGGCCGGTATGTTCGTCGATCAGCACCACCTGGCCGTTCTGCACGATGTAATCCACATCCTTATTGAACAGCACATGGGCGCGCAGGGCGGCATTGACGTGGTGCATCAGGCCCAGATTCCCAGGCGCGTACAGGGACTCACCCTCACGCAGCAGACCATTGCGCACCAGCAAATCCTCTACCAGCTGGTGGCCATCCTCGGTCATCTCCACCTGGCGGGTCTTCTCATCCACGGTATAGTGGCCCTCACCACCCTCCTCCGCGCGCTGCAGCTGGGGTACCAGCTTATTCATGGCCATATAGAGGTGGGAGGAGTCTTCCGCCTGACCGGAAATGATCAGGGGCGTGCGCGCCTCGTCGATCAGGATCGAGTCCACTTCGTCGACAATGGCGAAGTTCTGCGGACGCTGGGTACGGTCTTCCTTGCGCAGCACCATATTGTCGCGCAGGTAGTCAAAACCGAATTCATTGTTGGTGCCGTAGGTGATGTCCGCCTGATAGGCGGCGCGTTTCTCCAACGGGTGCTGCTGGGACACCACAATGCCCACGGAGAGCCCGAGGAACTCGTACACCGGACGCATCCAGTTGGCGTCACGGCTGGCGAGGTAATCGTTCACGGTCACGATGTGAACACCCTTGCCTTCCAGGGCGTTCAGGTACGCCGGCAAGGTCGCCACCAGGGTCTTACCTTCGCCAGTGCGCATCTCGGCGATGCGGCCTTCATGCAGGGTCATACCGCCGATCATCTGCACGTCGAAGTGACGCAACCCCAGCGTCCGGGCACTGGCTTCACGCACGGCGGCAAAGGCCTCCGGCAGAATCTGGTCCAGGGTTTCCCCCTGCTCCAGGCGCTGCCTGAATTCATCGGTCTTGGCTTTCAGCGCGGCGTCGTCGAGCGCCTTGTATTCCTCTTCCAGCGCATTGATTTTTACCACTGCCTTACGCATGCGCTTGAGTTCGCGGTCATTTTTTGAGCCGAAGACCGTCTTTATCAGTTTGCCAATCATTATTCAGAAACCACATTAAAGCTGAGTGTGCCCGCGCTCCCGGCGCATTGGGGCTCGCGTGAAAGGATGCAAGTAAACAGGAAGGCGCCTGACGCCGCAACCGTATAGGGAATTGCGGGCGCCAAGGCAGGATTGCAAGTGTCCTGCCGCGCAATGATAGAGGATAGTTGTTATCTGCCGGTGCGGCGGATATAGGTGGCGGGGTCTACCGGGCGGTTGTTTTTGTAAACCTCAAAGTGCACATGCGGACCGGTGGAGCGGCCACTGGATCCCATCAGGGCAATAACCTGCCCCTTTTTGACCACATCGCCCAGCTTGACCTTGAGCTCGCTGTTGTGACCATAGCGGGTTTTGTAGCCATTGCCGTGATTGATTTCCACCAGCTGGCCGTAACCGTTGCGATCCTCCGCCCAGGTCACGACACCGGCAGCCACGGAGACCACGTCGGAACCCTTTTTGCCGGCAAAATCCACGCCCTTGTGCCAGGAGCGGCGACCGCTGAAAGGATCGGTGCGATAACCATAACGGGACGACATCCAGCCACGGGAAATGGGGCGCCCGGCGATGAACTGCTCGTCCTGCAGCTGACGGCTTGCCAGCAGGGTATCCAGAGTGGAGAGCTGCATCTGGCGGTCTTCGATCTGGTCCGACAGTTCGCCGATCGCCTCAAGGAATTCCGGGGGCTGGTATGGCAGGTCGCTGGTGCCAGCAATACCCGGATCTTCCGGGCCACCCACCGCGGGAGTACTGCCAAACTGGAACTCGCCTTCGTCCAGCTTGGCCAGCGTGGTAAGGCGTTCACCGAGCGCGTCAAGACGGGTGAGGCGGGCCTGCATTTCCGCCAGTTTGACGGTCAGCGCGGTAAGTTGCTCGCGGGCCTGACGGTCCGCCTCAGTGATATCTTCCTGCTGTTTGCGCAGTGCCTTGTTCCAGGCTTTCACGGCGCGGGAATCGAACACATCGGATTCCGCCGCCGGCAGGTTGGCACCCACCCACAACGCACCGACAGGCAGACCAAGCAGGCAGAGACTGAGCAAGGCTTTGCTCAGTCCACCAAAATTGAAGCTGCGGGATATGCCTCCCCGCTCACTGACCAGAATTACTTTCATATCAGGCGTGCTAGATCTGCGACATTTTGTTGTTGTATTGCTTGCTCACCGCAGGCAAAGCGCTGATTGACGCTCGCTCCTGCACGGTGCCGGGACTTGTCGCATCCTGCTGCGCCCCTGACCATCCATATGGCCGGATGCCGCCAATGTAACAGCAATTGGCAACACAAAAAGTTTACAAACGCACAAATCCACACAAGGCCATTGTGCGGATAGCACGTAAAGCAACTACTTGCAGTAACTACTTAAAGTAAAAAGTAACGCCTTGAAACCGCTACACAATTCAATGGCGTAAAAAAGCCGGCATCTGGGAGCCGGCTTTACTGACTTTTAGACCGCCAGAATCGGTTTGACGTATGAGATCGGAGCCTCTTCCTGCTCACCTTCAAACGTCACCATTTCCCAGGCATCCTCCTGCGCCATCAGGGTACGCAGGGACTTATTGTTCAGTGCATGGCCGGATTTGAAGGCCTTGAATTCGCCGATGACGCTGGTACCAAGCAGGTACAGATCGCCGATGGCATCGAGAATCTTGTGTTTGACGAACTCATCTTCGTAGCGCAGGCCGCCCTCATTGAGAATGCGGTACTGATCGATCACGATCGCATTGTCTACGCTACCACCCTGCACCAGGCCCTTGGAGCGCAGGTATTCGATTTCGTGCATGAAACCGAAGGTGCGCGCACGGCTAACCTCTTTCACGAAAGAGGTGCTGGAGAAATCAACAGAGGACGTTAAATTGCGCCCCTGGAACACCGGGTGATCGAAATCAATGGTGAAAGACACTTTGAAACCGTTGAATGGCAGGAAGCTGGCAACCTTGTCGCCCTCCTCCACGGTGACCGGCTTCTTGATCCGCAGGAATTTCTTCGGAGCCGACTGCTCTTGGATACCCGCAGATTGAATAAGGAATACGAATGGGCCCGCACTGCCGTCCATAATCGGCACTTCCTGGGCGGAAAGCTCGACAATCGCATTGTCGATACCCAGACCCGCCATCGCCGACAGCAAGTGCTCAACGGTGGCGATACGCACATCTCCCTTCACCAGGGTGGTGGAGAGCAGGGTGTCACCCACGTTTTCGGCACGCGCTTCAATCTCAACCACCGGATCCAGATCGACCCGGCGGAACACGATGCCGCTATTGACCGGCGCAGGCTTCAGGGTCAGAACGACCTTCTTGCCGGTGTGCAGACCAACACCAGTGGCTCGAATGGCATTTTTGAGAGTGCGCTGTTTGATCATCTATATCCAGGTTCCCAGGTCGGTAGGCTGCGCACGGATCGCAGCGAGCCGGCGATATTAACAGAAAACATACGCCAAAACCACAGATACCGCTTCGGTCATATCCGTTGTTCAGGCCAGGCCGATCATTAGGCTAGATGGGCCTCTGACTTAGTAAGCATAGTCCAGTGCGAGGACTGCAACGCCAAACCAGCTCACCGAATCGCCACATATTGTACGCCCTTGACGGCACAGTAGCGGTTAACAAGTGTTAATACCCGCCGTAAAACCTTTCAGTCACCGAATATTTTCTACAACGTCCCTGAATTACCCCTGAATAACTGGCGTCCCTGCCACCACAACTTCTTCCTGACCCAGCGGTACCAATCTCCGGGGCGATGGGTACCGCACCCGAAAAGGGGGGCGGAGGCCCGGCCTCTCGGCCGGGCGAAGACATGAGCAGATGTTCCGCCCCAACTCCTCGGGGGGATCAGTCCGCCTGACGGCGCAGGAACGCGGGAATATCGAGATATTCCATATCCTGATCCGGGTTGAGCGGCGGCATGGAGCGCGGCTTGCGCTCACTGTCCATACGATTGGCGCGCAGTTCCTGCTGAGAATCGCGAACCGGTTCTGCACTGGTCACCGGACGTACGCTCTCGCGGGGCTCGGGGCGGCGCACGCTGGTGTTATCCACTACTTTGGTGGGACGTGCCACCTGCGCGGTCAGCTCGCCGAGACCGGCGGCCACCACGGTGACGCGCATTTCGTCACCCAGCTTATCGTCCACCGCGGTACCGATCACTACGGTCGCATCGTCGGAGGCAATCTCCTGCACAATCTGACCGACTTCAGAATATTCGCCCAGGGTCAGCTCCTGGCAGCCGCCCTCTTCGCTACCGGTGATAATGTTAACCAGGATACCGCGAGCGCCCTGCAGATTGACGTTATCCAGCAGCGGACTGCGCACGGCTTTCTCCGCCGCTTCGCGCGCACGGTTTTCACCCACCGCAGCACCGGAGCCCATCATCGCCATCCCCATTTCGGACATCACGGTACGCACGTCGGCAAAGTCCACGTTCATGATACCCGGGCGGATCATCAGATCGGCAATCCCCTGCACCGCACCCAGCAGCACGTTGTCCGCTTCCTTGTACGCAGCTTTCATCGTGATCTTGTTGCCGAGTACTTCCAGCAGGCGATCATTGGGGATGGTGATCAGGGAGTCCACCTTGTCACGCAGCTCGAGGATGCCCTCTTCCGCCACGGTCGCGCGCTTGCGGCCTTCGATCATGAACGGACGGGTAACCACCGCAACGGTGAGGATGCCCAGGTCCTTGGCGATCTCCGCCACGATCGGCGCACCACCGGTTCCGGTACCACCGCCCATGCCGGCGGTAATGAAGACCATATCCGCACCGGTCAGCACTTCGGCAATACGCTCGCGATCTTCCAGTGCGGACTGCCGACCCACATCCGGGTTGGCACCGGCGCCCAGACCACGGGTGATGGTGTTGCCCAACTGCAGAATGGTGTGTGCCTGCACATCTTTCAGCGCCTGCGCATCGGTGTTGGCGCAGATGAAATCTACACCGTCGACATCGCACGCAATCATGTGCTTGACGGCATTACCACCACCGCCACCGACACCAATCACCTTGATGACAGGCTTGTCCTGTACGCTATCTACGAGTTCGAACATCGCTGTTCCCCTTTTTTGCTCATGTCCAAATTTAATTATCGATCCCGGTAATTATTTTCTGTCCGCCGGCACTGCCTTAAAGATTGCCCCGGAACCAGTGCTTCACCTTGTCCCACCACTGGTTTTCGGTATTGCGCTGCACACTGCGCGGACGGCTGCGCTTGCTCTCTTCCGACTTCAGCGCGTACATCAGTAAGCCGACGCCGGTGGAGTAAATCGGATTGCTGACGATATCCGTCAGGCCGGCGATACCCTGAGGTACCGCGAGACGCACCGGCATATGGAAAATCTCCTCTGCCAGCTCCACCGCGCCTTCCATTTTCGAAGACCCACCAGTGAGCACGATGCCCGCCGCGCACAAGTCTTCAAAGCCACTGCGGCGCAGTTCCGCCTGCACCAGCGTAAACAGTTCGTCGTAGCGCGGCTCCACAACTTCCGCCAGAGCCTGACGAGAGAGATCGCGCGGTGCGCGGTCACCGACGCTCGGCACCTTGATGGTTTCCCCTTCCCGCGCGAGCTTTGCCAGCGCGCAGGCGTACTTGATTTTCAACTCTTCCGCGTGCGGCGTCGGTGTGCGCAGAGCCATGGCGATGTCGTTGGTGACCTGATCCCCGGCAATGGGAATAACCCCGGTGTGACGGATGGAACCGCCGGTAAACACCGCGATATCCGTGGTACCACCACCGATATCCACCATGCACACACCCAGTTCCTTCTCGTCATCGGTCAGTACCGCGTAACTGGAAGCCAGCTGCTCGAGGATGATGTCTTCCACCTCCAGGCCGCAGCGGCGAATGCATTTCTCGATATTCTGGGCCGCGTTCACCGCACCGCTCACCAGGTGCACCTTAGCCTCCAGGCGAACCCCTGACATACCCAGTGGCTCTTTCACGCCTTCCTGGCTGTCGATCAGGTATTCCTGTGGCAGGGTGTGCAGGATTTTCTGATCCGCGGGAATGGCTACCGCACGCGCGGCATCAATCACACGATCCAGATCCTGCTGAGTCACCTCGCGATCCTTGATCGCCACAATGCCGTGGCTGTTCAAACTGCGGATATGGCTGCCGGCAATGCCCGCGTAGACCGAGTGAATTTCACAGCCCGCCATCAGCTCCGCTTCTTCGACCGCGCGCTGGATGGATTGCACCGTGGACTCGATATTCACCACCACGCCCCGTTTCATACCGGTAGAGCGGTGAGAGCCAATGCCGACGATATTCAGTTCGCCGTTACCGGTAACCTCACCGACAATCGCCACGACCTTGGATGTACCGATATCCAGACCGACGACCATGCGTGGTTCCGTTGAGTGTGTCATTGAATTTTCAACCTCGCTGGGCAGTCACTCCGATCCACATGTGGCATGTCGGATCAGGGGAAAGCCCACCTTTTTATCTGCCTGTTTTGTTGTCAGTTTTCTGTGTTGTCTTTTCTTTCCATTGCACCGCAACTGCGTTGTTATAGCGGGTATCGACCCCGGCAACTTTCTGCAGATGCGGTGCCAGTACACCGCGGGTCAGACGCAGGAAGCGGCCCACCCGCTCCAGTAACTCGTCGTGCCCCAGTTGTAAACGGATACCGCTTACCAGTTCCAGCTGCCAGCCCGATAGATCGTCGAACGACAGACGGCGCACTTCCATATCCTTGGTGGTCAAAAGCCCGGCCAGTGCCTGGTACTGGGCCATGATGCGATCCACCAGTTCCGCGTCACCGGCGAGTTCCGGCAATCGCAGGTCCTTCAGGTTTTCCGGTCGCGGCAGTAGCTCACCACTCGCGATCAACAGCCGGTCACCACCCCAAATGGCGAGAGGCTCGGCTTCCTCCACGATAACCTCGACACCATTCGGCCAGCGGCGACTGACCGCCGCCTTCACGATCCACGGATTGTGCAATAGCGCAGCCCGCATACCGTCGATATCCAGGGAGAAGAATCCGTGCCGCAGATACGGCAGCAGAATGTCTTCCACTTCCTGCTCGGTCACCGCACGAAACGGCGCCTTTACCCGCACATTCTCCAGCGCATCCACTCGGCTCAGTTCCGCGGTGGGAACCTTTTGCCAGAGCCAGCGTGCGCTATAGCCAATTCCCGCGGCAACCGCCAGCAAAAACACACCCAGCAATACCACCCGCAGTGGCTTTAACGGAGGCTCTGCATTCGGGTCCGGCAGTGCGCGGGCGCCGCGCAGTGCGGGTTTTCCCTTGGGCTGTTTCTGCCGTTGCGACGGCGCTTCTCTGTCCACAATTCTGTTTCGAGTATTTTTTTCTTCGCTTGTTGCGCTATTGTTCGATGGCGTTACTGCGCGGGGCCGGTCCTGTCACCCAGCTTCCATTCCGCCAGCTGTTGTGCGAGTCCACCCACATTACCGGCACCCTGGGTCAGCACGATGTCACCTGGCTCCAACAGATCCGCGAGCAGCGGCGGGACATCCTCCACTTTCTCCACAAAAATCGGGTCGATCTGGCCGCGGTTTCGAATACTGCGCGCCAGTGTGCGGCCGTCCGCGCCGGGGATTACCGCTTCGCCCGCGCTATATACATCCAGCAACACCAGTTTGTCGACCTGAGAAAGAACTTGTACAAAATCCTCGAACAGGTCGCGGGTACGGGTGTACCGGTGCGGCTGATACACCATCACCAGTCGGCGTTCAGGCCAGCCGTCGCGCACGGTTTTGATCGTGGCCGCCACTTCCCGCGGGTGGTGGCCGTAGTCGTCCACCAGCATGACTTTCTCCGCGGCTGCATCGTCGCTGACCGGGTACTCCCCGTAAATCTGGAAGCGGCGACCAACGCCCTGAAATCCTTTCAGCCCTTCGCATATGGCCGCGTCGCTGATGCCCTCTTCACTCGCTACGGCAATAGCCGCAGTGGCATTCAGCACATTGTGAATACCGGGCACATTAACGCAGACGTCCAGTGTGCCGCCGTCTGGACGGTGCACCGTGAAGAAACTGCGCAATGGCTGTTGTCGCACACCACTGATGCGAAAATCATTGCTCTCATCGAAACCATAGGTCGTCACCGGGCGCGCCAGCTTCGGAATCACCGATTGCACATTGGCGTCATCTCCGCACACCACCGCGAGGCCGTAAAACGGCAGGTTGTGGATAAAGTCGATAAAAATCTGCTTTACCTTTGCGAAATCGCCACCATAAGTTTCCATGTGATCCGCGTCGATATTGGTCACGACCGTGACCATCGGCTGCAGATGCAGGAACGATGCATCGCTCTCGTCCGCCTCCGCAATCAGATAGCGGCCCTCACCGAGCGCGGCATTGGCGCCGGCACTGTTTACCAGCCCGCCGATGACAAACGTCGGGTCCTTGCCATCGGCGGCAAAAATAGACGCAATCAGACTGGTGGTCGTGGTCTTGCCGTGGGTACCCGCCACCGCAATGCCATAGCGGTAGCGCATCAGCTCACCCAGCATTTCCGCACGACGCACTATTGGTACACGCTTCTCCCGTGCCGCGGTCAGTTCCGGGTTATCCCCATAGATTGCGGAGGAGTTCACCACCACATCCACATCGCGAATATTTTCCGAGGTATGGCCGATCTGTACTTTGACACCGAGGCTACGCAGGCGCTCGGTAACCTTGCTCTCACGCAGATCCGAACCGGAAACTTCATACCCCTGATTCTGCAGCACCTCGGCAATACCGCTCATGCCCGCGCCGCCCACACCGATAAAGTGAATCCGGCGGATACGGCGCATGGCCGGTACCTGGTAATTGCTTTCGCCGCTGTCACTCATCATTTTTCCAACACTGGTTTGATTCTTAATTTCGCGAGACATTTCAACACCCCATCTGTTCGCGACACACCGCCAACACGCGGTCGGTGGCATCCGGTTTGGCGACGCCGCGCGCGGCCTCCGCCATGGCCAATAATGTATCTGGTGCAGCAAACAATTCTTCCAGTATCACCGCCAGTTCACCCGCGTCCAACGCGTCCTGCTGGATCACTTTTGCTGCGCCCGCCCTTTCCAGCCACTCGCCATTTTTGGTCTGGTGGTCGTCGATGGCGAACGGGAACGGGACCATGATGGCTCCTACGCCCGCCGCGGCAATCTCCGAGACCGTCAGCGCACCGGAACGACAGATCACCAGGTCCGCGTGACCATAAGCGGCAGCCATATCCGCTATAAACGGCACTACCTCCGCCTCCACACCCGCGCGCGCGTAGGCCTCTTTCGCCACATCGAGATGGCGCTGCCCGGCCTGATGGACCACCTGCGGCCGCTTGGAAGCATCCATTTTTGCGAGCGCCTGCGGCACCAGCTCATTGATGGCCACCGCCCCCAGGCTGCCACCCAACACCAGCAAACGCGGTGGCTGCTGCTTGCCAACACGCTCCGCCGGCGCGGGCAGCGCGGCGATTTCCGCACGCACCGGGTTGCCCACCTGTTGCGCCGACGGTAATCCACTCGGAAATGCCTCAAGTACACGGTTGGCAATTTTCGCCAGCAGGCGATTGGTAGTACCCGCTACCGCATTCTGCTCGTGGATAATCAACGGTACACCGCTGAGTCGCGCTGCCACGCCTCCGGGCCCCGTGGCAAAACCGCCAAATCCCAGCACCGCATCCGGTTTTATCTTCTTCACCACGCCTCGGGCCTGCCAGATAGCGCGCGTGATCTGCAACGGCGCCTTCAGCAGGGTCGCCGTTCCCTTGCCGCGCACACCTTCCACAGTAATGAAATGCAGTGGAAGGTCCGCCGCCGGAATCAGTTGGGATTCGATGCCGCGCATGGTACCGAGCCACTCGACCTCGCCACCCTGCGCCTGCAGCGCCTTCGCCACCG encodes the following:
- a CDS encoding M23 family metallopeptidase, translated to MKVILVSERGGISRSFNFGGLSKALLSLCLLGLPVGALWVGANLPAAESDVFDSRAVKAWNKALRKQQEDITEADRQAREQLTALTVKLAEMQARLTRLDALGERLTTLAKLDEGEFQFGSTPAVGGPEDPGIAGTSDLPYQPPEFLEAIGELSDQIEDRQMQLSTLDTLLASRQLQDEQFIAGRPISRGWMSSRYGYRTDPFSGRRSWHKGVDFAGKKGSDVVSVAAGVVTWAEDRNGYGQLVEINHGNGYKTRYGHNSELKVKLGDVVKKGQVIALMGSSGRSTGPHVHFEVYKNNRPVDPATYIRRTGR
- the lpxC gene encoding UDP-3-O-acyl-N-acetylglucosamine deacetylase; this encodes MIKQRTLKNAIRATGVGLHTGKKVVLTLKPAPVNSGIVFRRVDLDPVVEIEARAENVGDTLLSTTLVKGDVRIATVEHLLSAMAGLGIDNAIVELSAQEVPIMDGSAGPFVFLIQSAGIQEQSAPKKFLRIKKPVTVEEGDKVASFLPFNGFKVSFTIDFDHPVFQGRNLTSSVDFSSTSFVKEVSRARTFGFMHEIEYLRSKGLVQGGSVDNAIVIDQYRILNEGGLRYEDEFVKHKILDAIGDLYLLGTSVIGEFKAFKSGHALNNKSLRTLMAQEDAWEMVTFEGEQEEAPISYVKPILAV
- the ftsZ gene encoding cell division protein FtsZ, giving the protein MFELVDSVQDKPVIKVIGVGGGGGNAVKHMIACDVDGVDFICANTDAQALKDVQAHTILQLGNTITRGLGAGANPDVGRQSALEDRERIAEVLTGADMVFITAGMGGGTGTGGAPIVAEIAKDLGILTVAVVTRPFMIEGRKRATVAEEGILELRDKVDSLITIPNDRLLEVLGNKITMKAAYKEADNVLLGAVQGIADLMIRPGIMNVDFADVRTVMSEMGMAMMGSGAAVGENRAREAAEKAVRSPLLDNVNLQGARGILVNIITGSEEGGCQELTLGEYSEVGQIVQEIASDDATVVIGTAVDDKLGDEMRVTVVAAGLGELTAQVARPTKVVDNTSVRRPEPRESVRPVTSAEPVRDSQQELRANRMDSERKPRSMPPLNPDQDMEYLDIPAFLRRQAD
- the ftsA gene encoding cell division protein FtsA, which codes for MTHSTEPRMVVGLDIGTSKVVAIVGEVTGNGELNIVGIGSHRSTGMKRGVVVNIESTVQSIQRAVEEAELMAGCEIHSVYAGIAGSHIRSLNSHGIVAIKDREVTQQDLDRVIDAARAVAIPADQKILHTLPQEYLIDSQEGVKEPLGMSGVRLEAKVHLVSGAVNAAQNIEKCIRRCGLEVEDIILEQLASSYAVLTDDEKELGVCMVDIGGGTTDIAVFTGGSIRHTGVIPIAGDQVTNDIAMALRTPTPHAEELKIKYACALAKLAREGETIKVPSVGDRAPRDLSRQALAEVVEPRYDELFTLVQAELRRSGFEDLCAAGIVLTGGSSKMEGAVELAEEIFHMPVRLAVPQGIAGLTDIVSNPIYSTGVGLLMYALKSEESKRSRPRSVQRNTENQWWDKVKHWFRGNL
- a CDS encoding cell division protein FtsQ/DivIB, yielding MDREAPSQRQKQPKGKPALRGARALPDPNAEPPLKPLRVVLLGVFLLAVAAGIGYSARWLWQKVPTAELSRVDALENVRVKAPFRAVTEQEVEDILLPYLRHGFFSLDIDGMRAALLHNPWIVKAAVSRRWPNGVEVIVEEAEPLAIWGGDRLLIASGELLPRPENLKDLRLPELAGDAELVDRIMAQYQALAGLLTTKDMEVRRLSFDDLSGWQLELVSGIRLQLGHDELLERVGRFLRLTRGVLAPHLQKVAGVDTRYNNAVAVQWKEKTTQKTDNKTGR
- the murC gene encoding UDP-N-acetylmuramate--L-alanine ligase, whose translation is MSDSGESNYQVPAMRRIRRIHFIGVGGAGMSGIAEVLQNQGYEVSGSDLRESKVTERLRSLGVKVQIGHTSENIRDVDVVVNSSAIYGDNPELTAAREKRVPIVRRAEMLGELMRYRYGIAVAGTHGKTTTTSLIASIFAADGKDPTFVIGGLVNSAGANAALGEGRYLIAEADESDASFLHLQPMVTVVTNIDADHMETYGGDFAKVKQIFIDFIHNLPFYGLAVVCGDDANVQSVIPKLARPVTTYGFDESNDFRISGVRQQPLRSFFTVHRPDGGTLDVCVNVPGIHNVLNATAAIAVASEEGISDAAICEGLKGFQGVGRRFQIYGEYPVSDDAAAEKVMLVDDYGHHPREVAATIKTVRDGWPERRLVMVYQPHRYTRTRDLFEDFVQVLSQVDKLVLLDVYSAGEAVIPGADGRTLARSIRNRGQIDPIFVEKVEDVPPLLADLLEPGDIVLTQGAGNVGGLAQQLAEWKLGDRTGPAQ
- the murG gene encoding undecaprenyldiphospho-muramoylpentapeptide beta-N-acetylglucosaminyltransferase, which produces MEQSADAQPFAGKKFLVMAGGTGGHVFPALAVAKALQAQGGEVEWLGTMRGIESQLIPAADLPLHFITVEGVRGKGTATLLKAPLQITRAIWQARGVVKKIKPDAVLGFGGFATGPGGVAARLSGVPLIIHEQNAVAGTTNRLLAKIANRVLEAFPSGLPSAQQVGNPVRAEIAALPAPAERVGKQQPPRLLVLGGSLGAVAINELVPQALAKMDASKRPQVVHQAGQRHLDVAKEAYARAGVEAEVVPFIADMAAAYGHADLVICRSGALTVSEIAAAGVGAIMVPFPFAIDDHQTKNGEWLERAGAAKVIQQDALDAGELAVILEELFAAPDTLLAMAEAARGVAKPDATDRVLAVCREQMGC